Proteins found in one Anopheles aquasalis chromosome 3, idAnoAquaMG_Q_19, whole genome shotgun sequence genomic segment:
- the LOC126578557 gene encoding serine palmitoyltransferase 1, producing MVNTPYIINEIYDILQKSTPFELTLEALLALGVIWIVLYKRTNKKPKSIASCNEENALSKWVPEPLVAEVPEDHPALRTRTVNGTVGKRVNIDGTDCLNLATHNYLGLAEDEDIRQAAVKSLRKYGVGSCGPRGFYGTVDVHLELEERLAKFMEVEEAVVYSYAFSTIASAIPAYSKRNDLIFVDECVNFAIQKGLDASRSKIFFYKHNDMEDLERLLQKQEAEDQRKPAKAKKTRRFLVAEAIYMNTGEMCPLPRLVELRARYKLRLFLDESLSFGVLGASGRGLIEHFNVDKTEVDLVSAGLEWSAGTIGGFCAGSSFIVEHQRLSGLGYCFSASLPPLLAQAAISALDRFEQDPRIFEELRNRSRLVTDKLPTLSHFQSRGDPLSPVKHLYLKSAQESWTVEKALLDKICDECIGNGLAVIAAEYLETMEKQCPRPSIRLAVSRLLTEQEIDDAFRILQRASEKVLPMAG from the exons ATGGTCAACACACCGTACATAATCAACGAAATTTATGACATTCTGCAGAAG TCAACACCGTTTGAGCTGACGCTGGAAGCACTGTTGGCGCTCGGTGTGATCTGGATAGTGTTATACAAGCGGACGAACAAGAAACCCAAATCGATCGCTAGCTGCAACGAAGAGAATGCACTATCAAAATGGGTTCCTGAACCACTGGTTGCTGAGGTACCGGAAGATCACCCAGCACTGCGCACTCGAACCGTGAACGGTACGGTTGGGAAACGGGTGAACATTGATGGCACGGATTGTTTGAATCTGGCGACGCACAACTACCTGGGTTTGGCGGAGGATGAGGATATCCGACAGGCGGCCGTCAAGAGCTTGCGCAAGTACGGGGTCGGTTCCTGTGGGCCTCGAGGGTTCTATGGTACGGTCGATGTTCATCTGGAGCTGGAAGAGCGGTTGGCGAAGTTCATGGAGGTCGAGGAAGCAGTCGTCTATTCGTACGCCTTTTCTACCATTGCCAGTGCCATCCCGGCGTACTCGAAGCGAAATGATCTGATTTTTGT CGATGAGTGTGTGAACTTTGCCATTCAAAAGGGGCTGGATGCTTCACGGAGCAAGATCTTCTTCTACAAGCACAACGACATGGAGGATCTCGAGCGATTGCTGCAGAAACAGGAAGCCGAAGATCAACGTAAAccggcgaaggcgaagaaaacaCGCCGCTTTTTGGTGGCCGAAGCAATTTACATGAACACGGGCGAGATGTGCCCGTTGCCGCGGCTCGTAGAGCTCAGAGCACGCTACAAGCTGCGACTGTTTCTGGATGAAAGCTTATCGTTCGGGGTACTGGGTGCCAGTGGCCGTGGTCTTATCGAACACTTTAATGTGGAT AAAACGGAGGTTGATCTTGTGTCAGCCGGGCTGGAATGGTCAGCGGGAACTATTGGCGGTTTCTGTGCCGGTTCATCGTTCATTGTTGAGCATCAGCGACTCTCCGGTCTTGGCTATTGCTTTTCGGCCTCTCTGCCACCGTTGCTTGCTCAGGCAGCAATCAGCGCACTGGACCGTTTCGAGCAAGATCCTAGGATATTTGAAGAGCTGCGCAATCGCAGCCGATTAGTGACTGA tAAACTACCCACACTAAGTCATTTCCAGTCGAGAGGGGATCCGCTATCTCCAGTAAAGCATCTATATCTGAAGAGCGCACAGGAAAGCTGGACGGTTGAGAAGGCGTTGCTGGATAAAATTTGCGATGAG TGCATTGGAAACGGTCTTGCGGTGATCGCGGCTGAATACCTGGAAACGATGGAGAAACAGTGCCCCCGGCCGAGCATTCGGCTGGCCGTGAGTCGTTTATTGACGGAGCAGGAAATTGATGATGCATTCCGGATTCTCCAGCGAGCTTCGGAGAAAGTTCTGCCCATGGCTGGCTAG